The proteins below are encoded in one region of Corvus hawaiiensis isolate bCorHaw1 chromosome 3, bCorHaw1.pri.cur, whole genome shotgun sequence:
- the LRRN4 gene encoding leucine-rich repeat neuronal protein 4 — protein MLSPLLILPLLVGTTAYGPVSRAASRDVTTFFQLAQEDPWENVNLTSMTCEHRKNRTWITLQLTNSSLTAFPICLPEALETLDLSNNLLEEVNGTEIANLPQLRVLSLRHNHLWSVRWGSEVLSSLLMLDLSFNKLSSVPPCHGSALPNLKWLSLAGNPLIEIQPLAFSCYPQLQVLNLSATLLGQDNSRGIKESAFAISTDPNEAMNRPGNSINVLDLSGTFLEKIQPEWARDLPNLRSLHLTKMPRLRSLNSNFFKSLPGLRELHCQDSHSLGFVQTEMFDSAPHLSHLSLENCNLSSFNPWNINSSDGITISLYGNPLLCNCQLSWLLSKPEKVVLQKAWETFCTSQEDSGRPSTSFSLLELYDRCQSESNVTLPDSNTASLDHDAFNFTSGDATAVVTTDSALLTKDLTHTSSVIQGDVWSTAASNPTLTKDTYTSSLTKRDVWSTAASNPTLTKDTYTSSLIHRNVMSTAASNPTEPMLTKANSSSHEEEAVSESTSNPPSLASVTSFPVFLKELFAQSSDHSSTSQTGTEQLQRGLRTTDATFPQEGPFNQTTSDYSTGATAVSRTTNHHIHSFATHAMEGAPRTSPPQLNSTRSSARSEPAPTTPSPHYVDDYDYEEQPKETPVQLAHIACDYNPCRHLQKPCSELQSVSQCSCPGTSSEDEVPDPPRLREVIEITDSSAQIRWCAPYSVVHTYELILHAQDNEDRQFVMDNIYPTARQYTLYNLLPFTTYHICVTASNKAGSSQTTGQEIPGNSCTRFKTKPSYKYVFAALSAASGLFLITTIILSVCLCKACKKPQSEQYGTHLVSYKNPAFDHPLKLQATN, from the exons ATGTTGTCACCCTTGCTCATCCTCCCTCTGCTGGTGGGGACCACGGCATATGGCCCAGTGAGCAGAGCAGCATCCAGGGATGTCACCACCTTTTTCCAGCTGGCTCAGGAAGACCCTTGGGAGAATGTTAATCTCACCAGCATGACCTGTGAGCATCGGAAGAACAGGACCTGGATCACCCTGCAGCTGACCAACAGCAGCCTGACAGCTTTCCCCATCTGCCTTCCAGAGGCCCTGGAGACCTTGGATCTCAGCAACAACCTCTTGGAAGAGGTGAATGGCACAGAGATAGCAAACCTCCCACAGCTGCGTGTCCTCTCACTGAGGCACAACCACCTCTGGTCAGTGAGGTGGGGATCTGAAGTCCTCAGCAGTCTCCTCATGCTGGACTTGAGCTTTAATAAACTGTCATCTGTGCCACCCTGCCACGGCTCTGCCCTGCCTAACCTGAAGTGGCTGTCCTTGGCTGGAAATCCACTGATTGAAATCCAGCCACTGGCTTTTTCCTGCTACCCTCAGCTGCAGGTCTTGAACCTCTCTGCAACGCTGCTCGGGCAGGATAACAGCAGAGGAATTAAAGAGTCTGCTTTTGCCATCAGCACAGATCCCAACGAGGCCATGAACAGGCCTGGAAACTCCATCAATGTGCTTGATCTGAGCGGGACCTTTCTTGAGAAAA ttcaaCCAGAGTGGGCCAGAGACTTGCCCAACCTCAGATCACTTCACTTGACAAAGATGCCACGTTTAAGAAGCCTCAATAGCAACTTCTTCAAGTCTCTGCCTGGTCTCCGAGAGCTGCACTGTCAGGACTCCCATTCCCTGGGTTTCGTACAGACAGAGATGTTTGACAGTGCTCCTCATCTGAGCCATCTCTCACTTGAGAA CTGTAACCTGAGTTCCTTTAATCCTTGGAACATCAATTCATCGGATGGCATCACCATCAGCTTGTACGGGAATCCTCTGCTGTGCAACtgccagctctcctggctgctgtccAAGCCCGAGAAAGTTGTTCTGCAAAA GGCTTGGGAGACTTTTTGCACATCCCAAGAAGATTCGGGCAGACCTTCAACATCTTTTTCACTGCTGGAGCTCTATGATAGATGCCAGTCTGAGAGCAATGTTACACTGCCGGATTCAAACACGGCCTCTCTTGATCACGATGCTTTCAACTTCACCAGTGGTGATGCCACTGCTGTAGTAACAACGGACTCAGCGCTGCTGACCAAAGATTTGACTCACACCAGCTCCGTAATCCAGGGGGATGTATGGAGCACGGCAGCATCTAACCCAACGCTAACCAAAGACACTTACACCAGCTCTCTAACTAAGAGGGATGTATGGAGCACGGCAGCATCCAACCCAACGCTAACCAAAGACACTTACACCAGCTCCCTAATCCACAGAAATGTAATGAGCACGGCAGCATCCAACCCAACGGAGCCAATGCTAACAAAGGCCAACAGTTCCTCCCATGAGGAGGAGGCAGTTTCTGAATCCACAAGCAATCCCCCCTCCTTGGCATCCGTAACCTCCTTCCCAGTTTTTCTCAAAGAGCTCTTTGCTCAGTCCTCAGATCACAGCTCCACAAGTCAAACTGGAACAGAACAGCTACAGAGAGGGCTCAGAACAACCGACGCCACCTTTCCCCAGGAAGGGCCATTCAACCAGACCACCAGTGATTATTCCACTGGAGCAACAGCAGTCTCCCGCACCACCAACCATCACATTCACTCCTTTGCCACCCATGCCATGGAAGGTGCCCCCCGAACGAGTCCCCCACAGCTGAACTCCACAAGGAGCAGCGCCCGGTCAGAGCCCGCACCCACCACACCATCACCACATTACGTTGATGACTACGATTACGAAGAACAACCAAAGGAAACCCCGGTGCAGCTGGCACACATTGCCTGTGACTACAATCCTTGCAGGCACCTGCAGAAGCCGTGCAGTGAACTCCAGAGCGTATCCCAGTGCTCATGTCCTGGCACATCGAGCGAAGATGAGGTTCCAGACCCACCCAGGCTCAGAGAGGTGATTGAAATCACAGACAGCTCTGCACAGATACGCTGGTGTGCCCCGTATTCAGTTGTGCACACCTATGAGCTGATACTTCATGCCCAAGACAACGAGGACAGGCAGTTTGTCATGGACAACATTTACCCCACGGCCAGGCAGTACACTCTGTATAACCTGCTGCCATTCACCACTTACCACATCTGCGTGACTGCTTCCAACAAAGCAGGGTCGAGCCAGACAACAGGCCAGGAAATTCCAGGTAATTCGTGCACccgatttaaaacaaaacccagctaCAAGTATGTTTTTGCTGCTCTGTCTGCAGCAAGTGGACTCTTTCTCATTACCACAATTATTTTGTCTGTATGTCTGTGTAAGGCATGTAAAAAACCTCAGAGTGAGCAGTATGGTACACACTTAGTCTCCTACAAGAACCCAGCATTTGATCATCCCTTAAAACTACAAGCCACTAATTAG